In Rhinatrema bivittatum chromosome 17, aRhiBiv1.1, whole genome shotgun sequence, one genomic interval encodes:
- the MTCH2 gene encoding mitochondrial carrier homolog 2 isoform X1, whose protein sequence is MADMHSQVLLGSGLTVLSHPLMYVKVLVQVGHEPLPPTLGRNIFGRQVYQLPGLFAYAKHIVKVDGRSGLFNGLFPRLWAGAVGTVVHSKVLQQYQEYDQAEEMANEQKEGSSSLNQVIKETSREMVARSAATLITHPFHVITLRCMVQFIGRETKYCGIYDSVATVYREEGILGFFAGVIPRLLGDVISLWLCNMLAYLINTYALDNGMSSMGEMKGYSQAVTGFFASMLTYPFVLVSNLMAVNNCGLAGGSLPYAPVYCTWLDCWKQLSREGNLSRGNSLFFRKAPTGKSYVSDEKRFT, encoded by the exons ATGGCGGACATGCATAGCCAGGTGCTGCTGGGATCCGGCCTGACGGTCCTGTCCCACCCACTGATGTATGTGAAGGTGCTGGTGCAG GTGGGACATGAGCCGCTTCCACCAACTCTGGGGCGAAACATTTTTGGACGCCAGGTTTACCAGCTGCCAGGTCTTTTTGCTTATG CTAAACACATTGTGAAGGTTGATGGAAGATCTGGCCTCTTCAATGGATTGTTTCCCAGATTATGGGCAGGAGCTGTTGGGACTGTAGTTCACAGTAAGGTTTTACAG CAATACCAAGAGTATGACCAGGCAGAG GAAATGGCAAATGAACAGAAAGAGGGTTCCTCATCGCTCAACCAGGTTATCAAGGAG ACTTCTCGGGAGATGGTGGCTCGTTCTGCTGCAACGCTAATTACACATCCATTCCATG TGATTACACTCAGGTGTATGGTACAGTTCATTGGACGGGAGACCAAATATTG TGGAATATATGATTCCGTAGCTACTGTCTATCGGGAAGAAGGAATCCTTGGCTTTTTTGC aggTGTTATTCCCCGCCTCTTGGGCGATGTCATTTCCTTGTGGCTCTGTAATATGTTGGCCTACCTCATCAATACCTATGCACTGGACAATGGG ATGTCCAGTATGGGGGAGATGAAGGGATACTCGCAAGCTGTCACAGGC TTCTTCGCCAGTATGCTGACTTACCCTTTTGTTCTTGTCTCAAATCTGATGGCTGTCAACAATTGCGG GCTTGCTGGAGGAAGTCTTCCCTATGCTCCTGTATACTGCACCTGGTTAGACTGCTGGAAACAACTTAGCAGAGAG GGAAACCTGAGCCGAGGGAACAGCCTGTTCTTCCGGAAAGCACCTACAGGGAAGAGCTATGTGTCTGATGAGAAACGGTTTACCTAG
- the MTCH2 gene encoding mitochondrial carrier homolog 2 isoform X2: protein MANEQKEGSSSLNQVIKETSREMVARSAATLITHPFHVITLRCMVQFIGRETKYCGIYDSVATVYREEGILGFFAGVIPRLLGDVISLWLCNMLAYLINTYALDNGMSSMGEMKGYSQAVTGFFASMLTYPFVLVSNLMAVNNCGLAGGSLPYAPVYCTWLDCWKQLSREGNLSRGNSLFFRKAPTGKSYVSDEKRFT, encoded by the exons ATGGCAAATGAACAGAAAGAGGGTTCCTCATCGCTCAACCAGGTTATCAAGGAG ACTTCTCGGGAGATGGTGGCTCGTTCTGCTGCAACGCTAATTACACATCCATTCCATG TGATTACACTCAGGTGTATGGTACAGTTCATTGGACGGGAGACCAAATATTG TGGAATATATGATTCCGTAGCTACTGTCTATCGGGAAGAAGGAATCCTTGGCTTTTTTGC aggTGTTATTCCCCGCCTCTTGGGCGATGTCATTTCCTTGTGGCTCTGTAATATGTTGGCCTACCTCATCAATACCTATGCACTGGACAATGGG ATGTCCAGTATGGGGGAGATGAAGGGATACTCGCAAGCTGTCACAGGC TTCTTCGCCAGTATGCTGACTTACCCTTTTGTTCTTGTCTCAAATCTGATGGCTGTCAACAATTGCGG GCTTGCTGGAGGAAGTCTTCCCTATGCTCCTGTATACTGCACCTGGTTAGACTGCTGGAAACAACTTAGCAGAGAG GGAAACCTGAGCCGAGGGAACAGCCTGTTCTTCCGGAAAGCACCTACAGGGAAGAGCTATGTGTCTGATGAGAAACGGTTTACCTAG
- the LOC115079066 gene encoding basic phospholipase A2 homolog 1-like: MEIFQAELPVLVCVLILHPFWTIKCNGAQIRERRSLFDMALTLWCYRNQLRIPLVGINLYGCYCGPGGSGSAVDPVDQCCFLHDCCYRHCRVSLKCRSKVKWQRYSFRCWKSQTECVSKSVCGRMACECDKQFAECLARAKPKKQHFLYNKKQLCPGPKGTCPAIFPNRTEIHRWTKKPSVPQNATIH; this comes from the coding sequence ATGGAGATCTTCCAGGCAGAGCTACCGGTACTTGTCTGCGTTTTGATTCTCCATCCTTTTTGGACTATTAAATGTAACGGGGCTCAGATTCGAGAGAGGCGCAGCCTGTTTGACATGGCTCTGACTCTGTGGTGCTATCGCAACCAGCTCAGAATCCCCTTAGTTGGAATCAACTTGTACGGGTGCTACTGCGGGCCGGGCGGCTCAGGGTCTGCAGTGGACCCAGTGGACCAATGCTGCTTCCTGCACGACTGCTGCTACCGCCACTGCAGGGTTTCCTTAAAGTGCCGCAGCAAGGTGAAGTGGCAGCGCTACAGCTTCAGGTGCTGGAAATCCCAGACGGAATGCGTGTCCAAGAGCGTCTGCGGGAGAATGGCCTGCGAGTGCGACAAGCAGTTTGCAGAATGCCTGGCTCGGGCAAAACCCAAGAAGCAGCATTTCCTCTACAACAAGAAACAGCTGTGCCCAGGGCCCAAAGGAACCTGTCCTGCTATCTTCCCGAACCGGACAGAAATTCATCGCTGGACCAAGAAACCATCGGTGCCTCAGAATGCCACCATTCACTGA